The Bacteroidetes Order II. bacterium DNA segment GGCATCGCGAAATGGAACCCCTTGAGACACCCGCTCCAAGGCATCTGCCGTGGCAAAAAGGTCAGGAGAAAGTTGTGCGGCCAAAAAATCCCGATTAAAAGACAACTTAGGGACGATGAGGTTCAGGGCTGTGAGCATATCCTGTGCCACCATCATGGCCCGCATCACCGCTTCTTTGGTCAATTGTAAATCGCGATGATATCCGGAAGGCAAATTGGCCGGAAGCGATAGGAGAAGTTGTAGTTCTGCAACCAAACGATGGTAGCTGGCGCGTGCAATTTCTAAAATATCTGGATTTTGCTTTTGCGGCATGATGCTGCTGCCCGTACAGTATTCCGGAGGTAATTTCACCGCATCAAATTCGGCTGAGTTCATCAAAACTAAATCGGCAGCGGCCCGGTTGATGCTGGCCCCCACTTGTGCCAATGCCTGCACTACGTTCATTTCCATTTTACCACGAGAAAGTTGCGCGGCAGTCACATGAAGTTGTACCTCTGCAAAACCGAGTACAGCGGCCACTTCCCGCCTTGGTAATGTCAAAAATGGAACCCCATATCCGGCAGCACTTCCCATTGGTGAAATATTTACCACTTCATACGCACCCTTCAGAACCCGCAAGTCCATGGTTAAAACTTCCGCATACCCCATCGCCCAAAGACCTACGGATGAAGGCATGGCGCGTTGGTAGTGGGTGTACCCCGGCATCAAAACCTCGGCATTTTCGGTTCCAAGAGCCACAAAAGCATGGATCAATGTATGGGTTTCTTCCATGACATGGTAAAGGGCCTCTTTGAGATAGAGACGTAAAGCCGTCAAAACCTGATCGTTTCTCGAACGGCCTGTATGGATTTTCTTCCCAAGGTCTCCCAACTTTTGTATCAGCAACCGTTCTATAACGGTATGGCAGTCCTCGTCTTCGGGCAAGACATGCAGGGTTTCTGCCATAGCATCCAGTTCATCGAGTGCCAACTGGATGTCCACCAATTCGACTTCGGTTAAAACACCAATCTGGGCCAAACCGATGGCATGACCACGGGTACCTTTAAGGTCATAGGGCAACAAAATAGTATCCCAGCGCCAATCTTCCCCAACCGTAAATCGAATCATCCAATCATTTACTGTGTTGCCTTTACTCCAGATATTTTCATTGGCCATATACTTATTTTTTAATGGATTATGTCAATTCAAAATAGGCTTTTATGATGTCGCGATAAGCCTCAACCCCACGAACCACTTCGGCAAGTTCCACATGTTCGTCTGGTGTATGGGAAAGTTCAGAAAACCCCGGCCCAATTTTTACGGTTGGAATGTCTTTCAAAAAAATCCAGTCGCTGGCCGTTGGAGATCCAAAAGGAGTGGCCGTAGGCATGGCTTTTAGACACGCCCGGACAATGGCTTCTTCCGGCATCGTCCCCACCGGAATAATGCGTTTACTATGCACTTCTACGTCCGAAGAAACCGCTTCCTGCACCAATAATACCATTTCATCGTGATCGTAAGCAGGCGTAGAACGAATATCCACTTTCATCCAGACATAATCTGGGATGATATTGTGGGCTTTCCCGCCTTCGATCATCGTGACATGAAGGGTTGGGAAGCCCAAGTAAGCGTCTTCACGACCAAAACGAAAGTCCGATAAGGTTAAAACATCTTTCGCGGCTATGGTGATGGCATTCACGCCTAAGTGTCCACGGGCCGCATGGGCAGTTCTTCCGCGTGCATGTAAGTTCAGGATTAACAAACCTTTTTGGGCAATGCAAGGCTGAAGGTTCGTTGGTTCACCCACCAATGCCGCCGAGATTGGGGGCAGGAATCCGTTTGTGGTCAGGTCTTCAAGGCCGTCGTAGGTTTTTGAGTTTTCCTCTCCGGCGGTCAGTGCAACCAACAGTTTTCCCTTAAGAGGCACATATCCTTCTTCCAACAACAATAAAAATGCCCACAGCATCGCCGCGCCACTGGCTTTTGCATCTACTGCACCCCGGCCATACACTTTCCCGTCCACTACCGTTGGTTCAAACGGTGGGTATGGATGTGTCTTTGAAGCCGGCACAACATCTAAATGCGAATTGAGAAGCAGCACGTTTTCGCCCGAACCCAATTCACACCATACATTATCTGCATGTCGGAAGACGGAGGCCCCACGTGAACGCATAAAAGCTTCTACAAAATCGGCAATGGGCTTTTCTTCAAAACTGAGGCAAGGAAATCGGATCAGCGCATGGTGCAAGTCGGTAACTGTTGTGATGTTATGGAATAACATGATCTTATCCGTTTTATAATCCCAAGAATCTCAATGTTTGCTCTAAAGTCTTGGTTTTTGTGGGTTTGAAGTATTTGAAACGGATTTGTAGGCAGAAAATGTCCACAAAGAAATG contains these protein-coding regions:
- a CDS encoding M20/M25/M40 family metallo-hydrolase; this translates as MLFHNITTVTDLHHALIRFPCLSFEEKPIADFVEAFMRSRGASVFRHADNVWCELGSGENVLLLNSHLDVVPASKTHPYPPFEPTVVDGKVYGRGAVDAKASGAAMLWAFLLLLEEGYVPLKGKLLVALTAGEENSKTYDGLEDLTTNGFLPPISAALVGEPTNLQPCIAQKGLLILNLHARGRTAHAARGHLGVNAITIAAKDVLTLSDFRFGREDAYLGFPTLHVTMIEGGKAHNIIPDYVWMKVDIRSTPAYDHDEMVLLVQEAVSSDVEVHSKRIIPVGTMPEEAIVRACLKAMPTATPFGSPTASDWIFLKDIPTVKIGPGFSELSHTPDEHVELAEVVRGVEAYRDIIKAYFELT
- the argH gene encoding argininosuccinate lyase, with the translated sequence MANENIWSKGNTVNDWMIRFTVGEDWRWDTILLPYDLKGTRGHAIGLAQIGVLTEVELVDIQLALDELDAMAETLHVLPEDEDCHTVIERLLIQKLGDLGKKIHTGRSRNDQVLTALRLYLKEALYHVMEETHTLIHAFVALGTENAEVLMPGYTHYQRAMPSSVGLWAMGYAEVLTMDLRVLKGAYEVVNISPMGSAAGYGVPFLTLPRREVAAVLGFAEVQLHVTAAQLSRGKMEMNVVQALAQVGASINRAAADLVLMNSAEFDAVKLPPEYCTGSSIMPQKQNPDILEIARASYHRLVAELQLLLSLPANLPSGYHRDLQLTKEAVMRAMMVAQDMLTALNLIVPKLSFNRDFLAAQLSPDLFATADALERVSQGVPFRDAYRMAAENLPNLKTPDLSDILHAYRTPGTLGNLQGHWILAQAQAVMEQINR